A genomic region of Plasmodium vivax chromosome 1, whole genome shotgun sequence contains the following coding sequences:
- a CDS encoding 1-cys peroxidoxin, putative (encoded by transcript PVX_093630A), translating into MAYHLGAPFPNFTASASSVEGPFDLYEYVGDMWCILFSHPHDFTPVCTTEMAEFGNMHEEFLKTNCKLVGFSCNSKESHEKWIEDIKHYGKLSQWKIPIVCDESRELANKLKIMDEKEKDIKGLPLTCRCVFFISPEKTVKATVLYPATTGRNASEILRVLKSLQLTSEQPVATPVNWKVGDKCCVLPTVADADLPALFPKGVQKMQLPSEKPYLRFASL; encoded by the coding sequence ATGGCGTACCACCTGGGTGCCCCCTTCCCCAACTTCACCGCCAGCGCCTCCAGCGTGGAGGGCCCCTTCGACCTGTACGAGTACGTGGGAGACATGTGGTGCATCCTGTTCAGCCACCCACACGACTTCACCCCCGTGTGCACCACAGAAATGGCAGAATTCGGAAACATGCACGAGGAGTTTCTCAAGACAAACTGCAAGTTGGTCGGCTTCAGCTGCAACTCCAAGGAGTCCCACGAAAAGTGGATCGAAGACATCAAACACTATGGGAAGCTCAGCCAGTGGAAGATCCCCATTGTATGTGACGAATCTAGGGAACTAGCCAACAAGCTAAAAATAATGgacgagaaggaaaaggataTTAAAGGGTTGCCACTCACATGCAGATGcgttttctttatttctcCTGAAAAAACTGTAAAGGCAACAGTGCTCTACCCCGCAACCACCGGGAGGAATGCCAGCGAGATTTTGCGAGTCCTTAAATCGCTGCAGTTGACGAGCGAACAGCCCGTGGCCACCCCCGTGAATTGGAAAGTGGGAGACAAGTGCTGCGTCCTCCCCACCGTGGCGGATGCAGATTTGCCTGCCCTCTTCCCCAAGGGGGTGCAGAAGATGCAGCTACCCTCGGAGAAGCCCTACCTGCGCTTCGCCTCGCTTTGA